In candidate division KSB1 bacterium, the genomic stretch TTCAGCTCCGACAGCAAAATGACCAAACGCCCGCCCCACATGAACGCCCACTCCGGATTGTCGTAAACCGCCGCGAGCGTGCCGCCGATTAGAAAGTTTTTGGCATCGGCGCCAAAACCAAGCGCCGGGTGCGCCTGCGCGGAAAAAGTATACGGATCGACCCCCGGCCGCAGAATAACGCCCTGCCCGGCTTCGACATCCAACGAAAATTTGTCTTGCGTTTGCGCGCTGTTCGCCAGCAGGGTTAACAAAGTGAACGCAAACAGCCTGGCGGTTTTCACCGGCTGGTTTTTGCGAGTTGACATGGATGGTTCTCCTTCAAATTCAGATTCAAAATTGACCCAAACAGTTCTCGAGACACCACTCGACGTTTCGATAAGATAAAACTTGTTTCGACTTTGTCAATAAAATGCTCAGGCGGCAGGCACAAAAATTCTAAGAAGGGCTTGTAAAATTTCTTGACAAAGCCCGCGTGAATCACGATATTAAAACTTCAGTTTTCTGAGACATCGCATTCAAACTCACTTTATTTGGAACGAAAAAATGAAAAAAATCAGTTTTCCTCTTCGGCTGGGCTTTTATCAAGAACTCAAGAAACGCGTGCAGACTTATTTTGAAGAAAATGGGATTTCCCCTCATGCCGATTGGCGGATGGTATTGAAAACCGTGATCATTCTGGCCTGGCTGGCCACGTCGTATGTCTTGCTGGTGTTTTTCTCCTCTTCGCTGATTTTGGCGGTGATCTCGGCTTTTGCCGTGGCCCAGGGCTTCGTGCTCGTCGGGTTCAACATCATGCATGACGGCGCCCACGGCAGCTATTCAAAAAGCAAAAAGGTCAATTGGATGATGGGCTTCACGCTCGATCTCATCGGCGGCAGCCACATGTTTTGGCGGCACAAGCACAACATTCTTCACCACACCTACACCAACATCAACGAGCTTGACGACGATATTCATGTCGGCAATCTCATGCGCTTCAGCCCGGCGCAAAAACGGCGGCCCTGGCATCGTTTCCAGCATTGGTATGCTTTTCCGCTCTACGGTTTCATGACGCTGCTGTGGGTGAGTTACGGCGATTTTCACAAATTTTTTACCGGCCGCATCGGCGACTATGAATTGCCCGAGCCCTCGCCAGGCGCGGCGTTTCTGTTCTTTTTGACCAAGTTTTTTTATTTCGGCTACATGCTGATACTGCCGATGTTTTTTCATCCCATCGCGTATGTGATCGGTTTTTTTCTTTTGGTGCATTTCGTGCTCGGCTTGACGATGGCAACGATTTTTCAACTGGCGCACGTCGTCGAAGACAACGCCTTTCCGGTTCCGCATCCCGGCAGCGGCGAGATCGACAACGAATGGGCAATTCACGAAGTGGAAACCACGGCGAATTTCGCTCCCAAAAGCAGGTTGGCAGCCTGGTATTGCGGCGGCTTGAATTTTCAGATCGAGCATCATCTCTTTCCGCGCGTTTGTCACATTCATTATCCGGCCATCAGCAAAATCGTCGAGCGAACGTGTAGGGAGTTTGGCATCCGGTACATGTCGTATCCCACCCTCCGTGCGGCGATTGTAGCCCATTTTCGGTTTCTCAAAAAATTGGGACAGAAAGAAGTCAAGCTGAAAATGGCGGAGAGTTTGGCTTAACCCTGGCCAGAGTTCAGTGTGCAGCTTTGCGGCTGGTTGCAAGTTTTGGTCTCAATATTGATATGGGCAAAATTGTTTCGATTCATCTCGCCGCCAAAGCCGGACAAGCGATGCAGGAAACGGCAGCGGCAACGCTGGTGGCGGGAAAAGGCCTCGTTGGTGATCGCTACTTCGGGCGAAAGCCGGCGATGAACGTCACGTTGGTGCAGGAGGAAGTTCTTGTTGAGGCCGCCGGGGAAATCGGCGTGTCGTATCGTCCCGGCATGTCACGGCGCAATATCACCGTGCGCGGCGTCGCGTTAAATGAGTTGATTGGCAAGCGTTTTTTAATTGGCGAGGCTGAGTTGGAAGGCGCCTCGCGGTGCGAGCCGTGCGCAAATATGGAAAGAAGCATCGGCTCGGGCGCGATGGCGGCGCTGGCGGGCCGCTGCGGCATTCGCGCCCGCGTCGTTCGCGGCGGCGTCGTGAGAAAAGATGATGAAATCATTATTATTTCGTAACGTGTAATTTCCCATTTGCCCCGGCGGGCATGGCCTTGTTCAAGGAGGAAATCACATGCACTTAGTCAATGTGCCGGCGCGGTTGCGCCAACTGGGTATCATTCCGGTTGTGAGCCTCGACCGCGTTGAGGCCGCGATTCCGCTGGCCGAGGCGCTGCTTGCCGGCGGCTTGCCATGCGCGGAAATCACCTTTCGCACCGCCGCTGCGGAACAATCGATCCGCGCCATGTCGCAGGCCTTTCCCGAAATTTTGATTGGCGCTGGAACCGTATTAAATGAAGATCAAATTGAGCGCGCCGTTGCCGCCGGCGCGAAATTCATCGTCTCGCCCGGCTTCTCTCCACTCATTGTGAATTATTGCCAGGAAAGAAATATCCCGGTTTTCCCGGGTGTTTGCACGCCGTCTGACATTCAAATCGCCCTTGAAACCGGCTTGACGATGCTGAAGTTTTTCCCCGCTGATGCGTTTGGCGGGCTGAAAACTTTGAAGGCGCTCAGCGCGCCGTTTCCGCATGTCGAATTTATTCCCACCGGCGGGATTTCAGCGGCCAATTTGGCCGAGTATCTGAGTTTCTCCAAAGTCCTGGCCTGCGGCGGCAGTTGGATGGTGAAAAGCGAATTGATTCAGGAAGGAAAATTTGCCGAGATTAACCGGCTGACCGCTGAAGCCGTGGCGATTAAACGGCAGGCGCGACCGGATTAAAAAAATTATGAACCACAAAGTTTTTACCGACCGCGCAAATTTTGGGCTCACGCAATCAACACAGCTCGCGAAAAATTCTTCGAGGTATTCTTCCGCGAGCCGTTTCCATTCGTGAGCGAATTTTACCTTCACTCATTTTTTCATGGAGGCGTAAACTGATTCAACGATCTTTGGCTGTGCAGCAGGTGATTTTTTTCGCGCTGGCGTTGTGGTTCAACGCCCCATTTGCGGGCGCGCAAACCTCCAGTGCGCCGAAAGATTTGGATGCTTACGTCGAGCGGGTCCGCCGGGAATTTGAGGTGCCGGGGATCGCTGTCGGGATTGTGAAAGACGGCAAGGTTGTTGTGGCGAAAGGCTATGGCGTTCGCAAGCTCGGCGAGCCAACGCCAGTGGACGCGAAGACGCTGTTCGGGATCGCCTCGAACACCAAGGCTTTCACGGCGACGGCGCTGGCTCTGCTCGTTGAGGAGGGGAAAATCGAATGGGATGCGCCGGTGGTGCGTTATCTGCCCTGGTTCCAGCTTGCCGATCCGTATGTGACGCGCGAGCTTTCCGTGCGCGATTTGCTCGTCCACCGCAGCGGCTTGGGTTTGGGCGCCGGCGATTTGTTGTGGTGGCCGCCATCGACTTACAACCGCAAGGAGATTGCGCGCCGGCTGCGCCACCTTCCGCTGGCAACGAGCTTTCGCAGCGCCTATGCGTATGATAATGTGCTGTACTTGATCGCTGGTGAGCTGATTGAAGAAATCAGCGGCCAAACCTGGGAGGATTTCGTCGCCGCGCGAATTTTGGCGAAAGTTGGAATGACCGGCAGCAACGTGCGCCATTCGGAAGCTGTAGCCGGCGCGAATGTCGCGACACCGCATGCGCCCATCGAAGGCAAGGTGCGGCCGGTGGCACCATTTGCGAGCGATAACACCAACCCGGCCGGCGGCATCAATTCAAACGCGGAGGACATGGCGAAATGGATGATCGTCCAGCTCGACTCCGGACGTGTTGCTGGCGGTGCGCGCCTTTTCTCAGAGCGCACGACCCGGCAACTTTGGGCCTTGGTGACGCCGATGCCCATTGGCAATCCCGCGCCGGAGCTGGCCGCGCTGCGGTCCAATTTTCGAGGTTACGCCTTGGGCTTCGAAGTGCGCGACTACCGCGGTCGAAAAGTAGTGGCGCACACTGGTGGACTGCCGGGCTACGTTTCCAAAGTGGCGATGATTCCGGAGCTGAAACTCGGTGTGACGGTTCTCACGAATCAGGAGTCCGGCGCGGCTTTCGAGGCGGTGACTTACCGGATTCTCGATCATTATCTGGGCGCAGCGGCGTATGATTGGGTGGCAGCTTATAAAAAAGTGCAGGCGCGCGCCGACTCGATGATCGCTGCCGCCGAACAACGCTCGGCCGCCGCGCGTGAGGCGTCGTCGCGCCCCTCGCTGCCGCTGGCAAAATATGCAGGAACTTACAATGACGCCTGGTACGGCAACGTGATCATCAGGCACGATGACGGCAGGTTGACAATCCGCTTTGCGGCCACGCCCTCGCTGGTCGGTGATCTTGAACATTATCAATACGACACCTTCATCGCGCGCTGGCATGATCGG encodes the following:
- a CDS encoding acyl-CoA desaturase — encoded protein: MKKISFPLRLGFYQELKKRVQTYFEENGISPHADWRMVLKTVIILAWLATSYVLLVFFSSSLILAVISAFAVAQGFVLVGFNIMHDGAHGSYSKSKKVNWMMGFTLDLIGGSHMFWRHKHNILHHTYTNINELDDDIHVGNLMRFSPAQKRRPWHRFQHWYAFPLYGFMTLLWVSYGDFHKFFTGRIGDYELPEPSPGAAFLFFLTKFFYFGYMLILPMFFHPIAYVIGFFLLVHFVLGLTMATIFQLAHVVEDNAFPVPHPGSGEIDNEWAIHEVETTANFAPKSRLAAWYCGGLNFQIEHHLFPRVCHIHYPAISKIVERTCREFGIRYMSYPTLRAAIVAHFRFLKKLGQKEVKLKMAESLA
- a CDS encoding MOSC domain-containing protein; protein product: MGKIVSIHLAAKAGQAMQETAAATLVAGKGLVGDRYFGRKPAMNVTLVQEEVLVEAAGEIGVSYRPGMSRRNITVRGVALNELIGKRFLIGEAELEGASRCEPCANMERSIGSGAMAALAGRCGIRARVVRGGVVRKDDEIIIIS
- a CDS encoding bifunctional 4-hydroxy-2-oxoglutarate aldolase/2-dehydro-3-deoxy-phosphogluconate aldolase — protein: MHLVNVPARLRQLGIIPVVSLDRVEAAIPLAEALLAGGLPCAEITFRTAAAEQSIRAMSQAFPEILIGAGTVLNEDQIERAVAAGAKFIVSPGFSPLIVNYCQERNIPVFPGVCTPSDIQIALETGLTMLKFFPADAFGGLKTLKALSAPFPHVEFIPTGGISAANLAEYLSFSKVLACGGSWMVKSELIQEGKFAEINRLTAEAVAIKRQARPD
- a CDS encoding serine hydrolase, whose amino-acid sequence is MQQVIFFALALWFNAPFAGAQTSSAPKDLDAYVERVRREFEVPGIAVGIVKDGKVVVAKGYGVRKLGEPTPVDAKTLFGIASNTKAFTATALALLVEEGKIEWDAPVVRYLPWFQLADPYVTRELSVRDLLVHRSGLGLGAGDLLWWPPSTYNRKEIARRLRHLPLATSFRSAYAYDNVLYLIAGELIEEISGQTWEDFVAARILAKVGMTGSNVRHSEAVAGANVATPHAPIEGKVRPVAPFASDNTNPAGGINSNAEDMAKWMIVQLDSGRVAGGARLFSERTTRQLWALVTPMPIGNPAPELAALRSNFRGYALGFEVRDYRGRKVVAHTGGLPGYVSKVAMIPELKLGVTVLTNQESGAAFEAVTYRILDHYLGAAAYDWVAAYKKVQARADSMIAAAEQRSAAAREASSRPSLPLAKYAGTYNDAWYGNVIIRHDDGRLTIRFAATPSLVGDLEHYQYDTFIARWHDRELRADAFVTFALKPDGSIDQVKMQAVSPATDFSFDFHDLLLKPASRQSQ